In Massilia antarctica, the following are encoded in one genomic region:
- a CDS encoding PAAR-like domain-containing protein, producing the protein MFLKTQLGLSLAPVDAKIPITSPNAAPAPMHIPNAFNILVGGTPAHNLATFAPMTMTLPGVGVASGTVMGPSREVTGKYNLLIKATPATRMTSMSIQNSTNAPGIYLVPGQFKVLAF; encoded by the coding sequence ATGTTTTTGAAAACCCAGCTTGGCCTCTCCCTGGCGCCGGTCGACGCGAAAATTCCCATCACCTCGCCCAACGCCGCGCCGGCGCCAATGCACATTCCGAATGCCTTCAACATCCTCGTTGGGGGCACCCCGGCCCACAACCTGGCCACCTTTGCGCCGATGACCATGACCTTGCCCGGCGTTGGCGTGGCCAGCGGTACGGTCATGGGACCGTCGCGTGAAGTGACCGGCAAATACAACCTGCTGATCAAAGCGACGCCAGCGACGCGCATGACCAGCATGTCGATTCAAAATTCCACCAACGCACCGGGAATTTATCTGGTGCCGGGGCAGTTCAAGGTGCTGGCGTTTTAG
- a CDS encoding TssQ family T6SS-associated lipoprotein produces MNRIVNVSPPVSMLRTAIARTGASVLAIGAPLWLGACASPASAPLATPEPAARPAAVILNAMEQRAQAVIAEANKQFTAGDFKATIVNLSTSKAIDFSSTATQVQAHKLLAFSYCITKKTAPCHAEADRVMLLDPGFQLSETERSHPMWGPAFEAARKKVALPAKP; encoded by the coding sequence ATGAACCGTATCGTTAACGTCAGCCCTCCGGTATCCATGTTGAGAACCGCTATTGCCAGAACCGGCGCGTCCGTGCTGGCGATCGGTGCCCCGCTCTGGCTGGGCGCGTGCGCCAGTCCTGCCAGCGCGCCGCTTGCCACTCCGGAGCCAGCCGCCAGGCCCGCCGCGGTGATATTGAACGCAATGGAACAGCGCGCGCAGGCTGTCATAGCGGAAGCTAACAAGCAATTTACCGCCGGTGACTTCAAGGCGACCATCGTTAACCTGAGCACCAGCAAGGCCATCGATTTTTCAAGCACCGCAACGCAAGTCCAGGCGCACAAGCTCTTGGCGTTCAGCTACTGCATCACAAAGAAAACCGCGCCTTGCCATGCCGAAGCGGATCGCGTGATGCTGCTCGATCCGGGCTTTCAATTGTCCGAAACCGAGCGTTCGCATCCGATGTGGGGGCCGGCGTTTGAAGCGGCCCGCAAAAAAGTCGCACTTCCAGCCAAGCCATAA
- the tagH gene encoding type VI secretion system-associated FHA domain protein TagH, whose translation MRFTILEHGGQPLRPPLSKHFSPPGATIGRGADNHLVLADDTRQISRLQASVRIDDSGTYLANLSTVCPVEVNDAALTGDQFWRLRDGDQVRIGLYLLQVGDRQAAEVEDAIDIAPVSVAPVATAAPDDSFWDKLVSDFAPAPSARLFAATAPVPAPLAVAQAAAPDVLLPDDALATLSNPSLDPLDFFTNPDAQSHSNLFADSASALPDTSTALLELAQQEHAACAPFDTGSLFGRALASGAQADPAPAQFAADIASSPIRTATRPTSCDPAPDAARMVAAFLEGAGFTPNEGSLNEAHFHQAGRLLSKLVGGSMNLLTSRTIIKREVKAELTMMLDKENNPLKLLPDAKTVLKQMFGPPFPGFMPAERAVDDTFHDLQAHQMGMLAGMRAALNQLLRNFSPEVVDKQMGADVWYERLMPKGRDGRAWVRYRALHQAAVTAVEEDFHTVFGQVFLSAYDAEVELYRAQRMQQAC comes from the coding sequence ATGCGATTCACCATCCTCGAACACGGCGGACAGCCGCTACGCCCGCCGCTCAGCAAGCACTTCTCCCCGCCTGGCGCAACCATTGGCCGGGGCGCGGACAACCATCTGGTGCTGGCCGATGACACCAGGCAGATTTCGCGCTTGCAGGCATCGGTGCGCATCGATGACAGTGGTACTTATCTGGCCAACCTGAGTACGGTCTGCCCGGTTGAAGTGAATGACGCGGCATTGACGGGCGACCAGTTCTGGCGCCTGCGGGATGGCGACCAGGTGCGGATTGGTTTGTATCTGCTCCAGGTTGGCGACCGGCAGGCGGCCGAGGTGGAGGACGCAATCGACATTGCGCCCGTGAGCGTCGCGCCGGTGGCGACAGCGGCTCCCGACGACTCTTTCTGGGACAAGCTCGTGTCCGACTTTGCGCCGGCACCGAGCGCCAGGCTGTTTGCCGCTACTGCGCCAGTGCCGGCGCCGCTGGCGGTCGCGCAGGCGGCAGCGCCAGACGTGCTCTTGCCGGATGACGCTCTTGCGACCTTAAGCAATCCGTCGCTCGATCCGCTCGATTTCTTTACCAACCCTGACGCCCAATCGCACAGCAATCTGTTCGCTGACAGTGCCAGCGCCCTGCCCGACACCAGCACCGCGCTGCTCGAACTGGCGCAGCAAGAACATGCGGCTTGCGCCCCCTTCGACACCGGCTCCTTGTTTGGCCGGGCGCTTGCCAGCGGCGCGCAAGCCGATCCAGCGCCAGCTCAGTTCGCTGCGGATATCGCTTCGTCGCCGATCCGGACGGCGACGCGGCCCACGTCCTGCGACCCAGCGCCGGACGCCGCAAGAATGGTCGCCGCGTTTCTGGAGGGCGCCGGCTTTACGCCAAACGAAGGCAGCTTGAACGAGGCGCACTTTCATCAGGCCGGCCGCCTGTTGAGCAAACTGGTCGGAGGCTCCATGAACCTGTTGACCAGCCGCACAATCATCAAGCGTGAAGTCAAGGCAGAGCTGACCATGATGCTCGACAAGGAAAACAATCCGCTCAAGCTGCTGCCGGACGCCAAGACCGTACTCAAACAAATGTTCGGGCCACCGTTCCCCGGCTTCATGCCGGCCGAGCGCGCCGTCGACGATACCTTCCACGACTTGCAGGCCCACCAGATGGGCATGCTGGCGGGCATGCGCGCCGCGCTCAATCAGTTGCTGCGCAATTTCAGTCCGGAAGTGGTGGACAAGCAAATGGGCGCCGACGTCTGGTACGAGCGCCTGATGCCGAAGGGGCGCGACGGGCGCGCGTGGGTGCGTTATCGCGCGCTGCACCAGGCGGCGGTGACCGCCGTGGAGGAAGACTTCCATACCGTGTTCGGGCAGGTCTTTTTGTCCGCCTACGACGCCGAGGTCGAACTCTACCGCGCACAGAGGATGCAACAGGCATGCTGA
- a CDS encoding DUF2169 family type VI secretion system accessory protein yields the protein MKIIKPMRLGVLPRPFTWQKKHFLCVTAYAHVTLGPNPQLLNEQGLWPMLASEVGNTSVLDLGMPKQYPEFLVSGFGYTHHQQDKTRCAVAAQVGHLEKRLTVFGDRYWIAGGASAPAPFDAMPLDWMHALGGAACAANPLGRGMDADDIGGEKAIRLPNVELAGELYQAPGRPPSAPAGMGPIDIAWQQRQARMGVHDQHWFDNDFPGLAPTMDWRAWNAAPDDQHFPASFELAGAPYTLRNMHPEHPLLSGTIPDWVGRCLVVKRQNDKQITADIDLRLTTAWFFPHRLESVLIYHGVVEIDQDDAHDVVQLMPALEHRHAKRDHAHFLKVLEERIDPKTGSNYAFRDGDLLPDGVALGLLFPGEDTMFDKVPGPLERNQRQRMQNQRDKSAQMAREEGLNPDDILPPMDAAPELPRRLEDLPQFMEKVDRLHAADMDQARATLATTRREMASNLPPEHQNQLAMLDQLAPLLDSNAGVSRAPVAPTHSFAEVSASHAHMAAMGKTFPETPVPEIMPAAELKAKMHKMYLHGVTGFAPAAVLVGDAARRMRDKVAAIYASTRDFTGLDLTGADLSGMDLRGANFGGAMLESADLRGATLDGCNFAEAILARTSLAGASFAHARCDGASLAQADARHASFAHAVLNKCAWEDAKLDHGDFSHARIGEVMLTDVQIASANFDDARFFSVTFYKVDMRNCSFLHAQFEKCVFIEGQQADLCFDKATLQDCAWVTTATARLSFRGTVLRTCAVTGNTALDDADFTDAQLSQCNFREISMQRANFSGATAAITDFSEANLTGANLQRMNASGSFFTRSILVACDLRGANLISASLAKADLRSCDLRGANLFRADLAQTLGDGGTLFDQAYLEQTKFLPRLVLGAALAD from the coding sequence ATGAAAATCATCAAACCGATGCGATTAGGCGTATTACCCCGGCCCTTTACCTGGCAGAAAAAGCATTTTTTATGCGTGACGGCGTATGCGCACGTCACCTTGGGCCCCAATCCCCAACTATTGAACGAACAAGGGTTGTGGCCGATGCTGGCAAGCGAGGTGGGAAACACCAGTGTCCTCGACCTGGGCATGCCAAAGCAATATCCGGAGTTTCTGGTATCCGGTTTTGGCTACACCCATCATCAGCAAGACAAAACCCGTTGCGCCGTCGCCGCTCAGGTTGGTCATCTGGAAAAACGCCTGACTGTCTTTGGCGACCGCTATTGGATCGCCGGTGGCGCCAGCGCGCCGGCGCCGTTCGATGCCATGCCGCTGGACTGGATGCATGCCTTGGGCGGCGCGGCCTGCGCTGCCAATCCGCTTGGCCGCGGCATGGACGCCGACGATATCGGCGGTGAAAAGGCGATCCGGCTGCCCAACGTCGAGCTCGCCGGCGAACTGTACCAGGCGCCAGGCAGGCCGCCGTCGGCGCCGGCCGGCATGGGACCGATCGACATCGCCTGGCAGCAGCGCCAGGCGCGCATGGGCGTGCACGACCAACACTGGTTCGACAATGACTTCCCCGGCCTTGCCCCGACCATGGACTGGCGCGCATGGAACGCCGCGCCCGACGACCAGCACTTCCCGGCCAGCTTTGAACTTGCCGGCGCGCCCTACACCTTGCGCAATATGCACCCGGAGCACCCGCTGTTGAGCGGGACCATCCCCGACTGGGTCGGCCGTTGCCTCGTGGTGAAACGGCAGAATGACAAGCAGATTACCGCCGACATCGACTTGCGGCTGACCACGGCGTGGTTCTTCCCGCACCGGCTGGAAAGCGTACTGATTTATCACGGCGTGGTCGAGATCGACCAGGACGATGCCCACGACGTCGTGCAACTGATGCCCGCGCTGGAGCATCGCCATGCAAAACGCGATCACGCCCACTTCCTGAAGGTGCTCGAAGAAAGGATTGACCCCAAGACCGGCAGCAACTACGCCTTTCGCGATGGCGACCTGCTGCCTGACGGCGTGGCGCTGGGCCTCCTGTTTCCTGGCGAAGACACCATGTTCGACAAGGTACCTGGCCCGCTGGAACGCAATCAGCGGCAGCGCATGCAAAACCAGCGCGACAAGAGTGCGCAAATGGCGCGTGAGGAAGGGCTCAATCCGGATGACATCCTTCCGCCAATGGACGCCGCTCCCGAGCTGCCGCGCCGTCTGGAAGATTTGCCGCAATTTATGGAAAAGGTCGATCGGCTGCACGCCGCCGACATGGATCAAGCCCGGGCGACCTTGGCCACGACGCGTCGCGAAATGGCGAGCAATCTCCCGCCCGAACACCAGAACCAGCTTGCCATGCTGGACCAGTTGGCGCCTCTGCTCGACAGCAATGCCGGCGTATCGCGGGCGCCGGTGGCGCCCACCCACAGCTTCGCCGAGGTCAGCGCCAGCCACGCCCACATGGCAGCCATGGGAAAAACATTTCCCGAAACGCCAGTGCCCGAGATCATGCCGGCCGCGGAGCTGAAAGCGAAAATGCACAAAATGTACCTGCATGGCGTGACGGGTTTCGCCCCAGCGGCCGTGCTGGTCGGTGATGCGGCCCGGCGCATGCGCGACAAGGTGGCGGCGATCTACGCCAGCACGCGCGACTTTACCGGTCTGGACCTGACCGGGGCGGATCTGTCAGGCATGGATCTGCGCGGTGCTAATTTCGGTGGCGCCATGCTGGAAAGCGCCGACTTGCGCGGCGCGACACTGGACGGTTGCAATTTTGCCGAAGCGATCCTGGCGCGCACGTCGCTGGCCGGCGCCAGCTTTGCGCACGCCAGGTGCGATGGCGCCAGCCTGGCGCAAGCGGACGCCCGCCACGCCTCATTCGCGCACGCCGTACTGAACAAGTGCGCATGGGAAGACGCCAAGCTCGATCACGGCGACTTCTCCCACGCCCGGATCGGTGAAGTCATGCTGACTGACGTTCAGATCGCATCGGCAAATTTTGACGATGCGCGCTTTTTCTCGGTGACTTTCTACAAAGTTGACATGCGCAATTGCAGCTTTCTGCATGCGCAGTTCGAGAAATGCGTGTTTATCGAAGGCCAGCAAGCAGATCTCTGCTTCGACAAGGCCACTTTGCAAGACTGCGCATGGGTCACGACGGCTACGGCACGGCTGAGTTTTCGCGGCACTGTCTTGCGCACCTGCGCGGTCACCGGCAACACCGCACTCGATGATGCCGACTTCACGGATGCCCAACTCTCCCAATGTAATTTCCGTGAAATCAGCATGCAAAGAGCAAATTTCAGCGGTGCGACAGCCGCGATCACGGATTTTTCCGAGGCCAATCTGACGGGTGCCAACTTGCAGCGCATGAACGCCAGCGGCAGTTTTTTTACCCGTTCCATCCTGGTCGCCTGCGACTTGCGCGGCGCCAATCTGATCAGCGCAAGCCTGGCGAAAGCCGACTTGCGCTCGTGCGACCTGCGCGGCGCCAACCTGTTTCGCGCCGACCTGGCGCAAACCCTTGGCGACGGCGGCACCCTGTTCGACCAGGCCTACCTGGAGCAGACCAAATTCTTGCCGCGCCTGGTGCTGGGCGCCGCCCTGGCCGATTGA
- the tssH gene encoding type VI secretion system ATPase TssH, translating into MSEISRLALFGKLNPTLYAALESATAFCRLRGNPYVELVHWIHQLWQAPDGDLQHVASHFNLDQDQLSRDLLAALDRLPRGAGAVSDLSGHIDDAVERAWVYGSLTFNAEKIRGAHLLLGLLKSGSLRHVLTGISRQFERVLPDVLSGSLGQILAGSPEQASGRAAAANSADTLDGMRPAGSGKALQLYTVDLTARARAGDIDPVTGRDEEIRQMVDVLLRRRQNNPLLAGEAGVGKTAVVEGLAQRIANGDVPPPLRDVDLLLLDIGLLQAGASVKGEFERRLRDLITEVQASARPVILFIDEIHTLIGAGGAAGTGDAANLLKPVLARGELRTIGATTWAEYKKYIEKDAALTRRFQVVQIAEPDEARAVTMMRGLADKLATHHRVLLLDDAIVASVALSHRYIPARQLPDKAVSLLDTACARVAVSQHSQPPMLEDCQRRIDAMLVEQDIVTNECNVGAGDASRLEPLARRLASEQHEFDTISARWQAEKLMAERIFTLREALRAAAPGERAARLTELQAVLVQLELHQEEQPLILTAVDAHAVAAVVADWTGIPVGRMVGDAVEAVLELADTLGQRVIGQQHALEAIARRVQTARARLDDPNKPVGVFLLAGPSGVGKTETALALAETLYGGEQNLITINMSEFQEAHTVSTLKGAPPGYVGYGEGGVLTEAVRRRPYSVVLLDEIEKAHPDVHEIFFQVFDKGWMEDGEGRYIDFKNTVIILTSNVGSDLLMRLCQDPDLMPDVDALAGALREPLLNVFPAALLGRLSVVPYFPLSDSMLARIVALQFDRIRRRLLANHRIVFTYEDSAVALLGQRCTQLESGGRMVDAVLTQTVLPHISREILLRLSAPDKLTGVTIGAQGGEFTYRFEHAHAARADDLHIELAALPH; encoded by the coding sequence ATGTCTGAAATCAGCCGCCTGGCCCTGTTCGGCAAGCTCAATCCCACCTTGTACGCGGCACTCGAAAGCGCCACTGCGTTCTGTCGCCTGCGCGGCAATCCGTACGTCGAGCTGGTGCACTGGATCCATCAGCTGTGGCAGGCGCCTGACGGCGATCTGCAGCACGTCGCCAGCCACTTCAATCTGGACCAGGACCAGTTGTCGCGCGACTTGCTGGCAGCGCTGGACCGATTGCCGCGTGGCGCAGGCGCGGTGAGCGATCTGTCCGGCCATATCGACGACGCCGTCGAACGCGCGTGGGTCTACGGCAGCCTGACGTTTAACGCCGAGAAAATTCGCGGTGCGCATCTGTTGCTTGGTTTGCTTAAAAGCGGTAGCCTGCGCCATGTGCTGACCGGTATCTCGCGTCAGTTCGAGCGGGTCTTGCCGGACGTGCTATCCGGCAGCCTTGGCCAGATCCTGGCCGGTTCGCCGGAACAGGCGAGCGGCAGGGCCGCAGCCGCGAACTCAGCCGACACTCTTGACGGCATGCGTCCGGCCGGCAGCGGCAAAGCCCTCCAGCTCTACACGGTCGACCTGACCGCCCGCGCACGTGCCGGTGACATCGACCCGGTCACCGGGCGCGACGAAGAAATTCGCCAGATGGTGGACGTGCTGCTTCGGCGCCGCCAAAACAATCCGCTGCTGGCCGGTGAAGCCGGGGTCGGCAAAACCGCCGTGGTGGAAGGCCTCGCGCAGCGCATTGCCAACGGCGACGTGCCGCCGCCGCTGCGCGACGTCGACCTGCTGCTACTCGACATCGGCCTGCTGCAAGCCGGCGCCAGCGTCAAAGGCGAATTTGAAAGACGCCTGCGCGACTTGATCACCGAGGTGCAGGCCAGCGCCCGTCCGGTCATCTTGTTCATCGATGAGATTCACACCCTGATCGGCGCTGGCGGCGCGGCCGGCACCGGCGACGCCGCCAATCTGTTAAAACCCGTGCTGGCGCGCGGCGAACTGCGCACCATCGGCGCCACCACCTGGGCCGAATACAAGAAATATATCGAAAAAGACGCCGCCCTGACCCGCCGCTTCCAGGTCGTGCAGATCGCCGAACCGGACGAGGCGCGCGCCGTCACCATGATGCGCGGCCTGGCCGACAAGCTGGCCACCCACCACCGCGTGCTGCTGCTCGACGATGCCATCGTGGCGTCGGTGGCGCTGTCGCACCGCTACATACCGGCGCGCCAGTTGCCGGACAAGGCGGTCAGCCTGCTCGACACCGCCTGCGCCCGCGTGGCGGTGAGCCAGCACAGCCAGCCGCCCATGCTGGAAGACTGCCAGCGCCGCATCGACGCCATGCTGGTTGAACAGGACATCGTGACCAATGAATGCAATGTCGGCGCGGGCGACGCCAGCCGCCTTGAACCGCTGGCCCGGCGCCTCGCCTCCGAGCAGCACGAGTTTGACACCATCAGCGCGCGCTGGCAGGCCGAGAAGCTGATGGCGGAACGAATATTTACCCTGCGCGAGGCGTTGCGGGCAGCCGCTCCGGGCGAGCGTGCCGCCCGTCTGACCGAATTGCAAGCGGTACTGGTGCAGCTTGAACTGCACCAGGAAGAACAGCCGCTGATCCTGACCGCGGTGGACGCCCACGCGGTGGCTGCGGTGGTTGCGGACTGGACCGGCATTCCGGTCGGACGGATGGTCGGTGACGCCGTCGAAGCGGTGCTGGAACTGGCCGACACCCTGGGCCAGCGCGTGATCGGCCAACAGCATGCGCTGGAAGCGATTGCGCGCCGCGTGCAAACCGCGCGCGCACGCCTGGATGATCCGAACAAGCCGGTGGGCGTGTTCCTGCTGGCCGGTCCGTCCGGCGTCGGCAAGACCGAAACCGCGCTGGCCCTGGCCGAGACCCTGTACGGCGGCGAGCAGAATCTCATCACCATCAATATGAGTGAATTCCAGGAAGCCCATACGGTCAGCACCTTGAAAGGCGCGCCGCCAGGGTATGTTGGCTACGGCGAAGGCGGTGTGCTGACCGAGGCGGTGCGGCGGCGTCCGTACAGCGTGGTCCTGCTCGATGAAATCGAAAAGGCGCATCCGGATGTGCATGAAATTTTCTTCCAGGTGTTCGACAAGGGCTGGATGGAAGACGGCGAAGGCCGCTACATCGACTTCAAGAACACCGTCATCATCCTGACCTCGAATGTCGGCAGCGATCTGTTGATGCGCCTGTGCCAGGACCCGGACTTGATGCCGGACGTGGATGCGCTGGCCGGCGCGCTGCGCGAGCCGCTGCTGAACGTGTTCCCGGCCGCCTTGCTCGGCCGCCTGTCGGTGGTGCCGTACTTCCCTCTGTCGGACAGCATGCTCGCGCGTATCGTCGCGCTGCAATTTGATCGCATCCGTCGCCGCCTGCTGGCCAACCATCGGATTGTGTTCACCTATGAAGACAGCGCCGTCGCCCTGCTCGGCCAACGCTGCACCCAGCTCGAATCGGGCGGGCGCATGGTCGACGCAGTATTGACGCAGACGGTGCTGCCGCACATCAGCCGCGAGATCTTGCTGCGCTTGTCAGCGCCCGACAAACTGACGGGTGTGACGATCGGTGCGCAGGGAGGCGAGTTCACGTATCGCTTCGAGCATGCGCACGCTGCGCGGGCCGACGACCTGCACATCGAACTGGCGGCACTCCCACACTGA
- a CDS encoding PP2C family protein-serine/threonine phosphatase: MLTLTTAQCSHRGGRASNEDALGFRVRDNDACFVISDGVGGQTGGAIASRLAVHWALQQLDDKSSYGLQAMTHGSVDAADAAIVAQQRRNPEQAHMAATMVALFIDRRERMAQWIHVGDSRLYLFRRGHLLRRTQDHSLAARLQQAGLSCGPDKAHLLSHALGQADTDSIEPGAACTLEDGDAYLLCTDGFWHGLDDAALQRCLEVAGNVADWITLLAGQVGQGSDCKGTQDNYSALGVWVGDPQLVTRAPGG, from the coding sequence ATGCTGACCTTGACCACGGCGCAATGCTCGCATCGGGGCGGCCGCGCCAGCAATGAAGATGCCTTGGGTTTCCGGGTGCGTGACAACGACGCCTGCTTTGTGATCAGCGACGGCGTGGGTGGCCAGACCGGCGGCGCCATCGCATCCAGGTTGGCGGTGCACTGGGCCTTGCAGCAGCTCGACGACAAGTCATCGTACGGCCTGCAAGCGATGACGCACGGCAGCGTGGATGCCGCCGATGCCGCCATCGTCGCGCAACAAAGGCGCAACCCCGAACAGGCGCACATGGCCGCGACCATGGTGGCGCTGTTTATCGACCGGCGCGAACGGATGGCGCAGTGGATTCATGTCGGGGATAGCCGCCTGTACCTGTTCCGGCGCGGTCATCTGTTGCGCCGCACGCAAGACCACAGCCTGGCCGCCCGACTGCAACAGGCGGGTTTGTCCTGCGGCCCGGACAAGGCGCATCTGCTCAGCCACGCGCTGGGCCAGGCCGATACCGACAGCATCGAGCCGGGAGCCGCTTGCACGCTTGAGGACGGGGATGCCTATCTGCTGTGCACCGACGGCTTCTGGCATGGGCTCGATGACGCGGCGCTGCAACGCTGCCTGGAAGTGGCAGGCAATGTGGCGGACTGGATCACCCTGCTTGCCGGGCAAGTAGGTCAAGGCAGCGATTGCAAGGGCACGCAAGACAACTATTCAGCGCTGGGCGTATGGGTCGGCGATCCGCAATTGGTAACCCGCGCGCCTGGCGGTTGA
- the tssG gene encoding type VI secretion system baseplate subunit TssG produces the protein MNAAWTDQAPWQQLREAPYEHDLFALLRWIDARAGAAQPLGRTGHPAEEPVRLAQQASLAFAPASVAGLREPEGRAPQLSMYGFGLFGPNGPLPLHLTEYARERERMAADPTLVAFADLFHHRLITLFYRAWADSQVTATLDRPGEARFDAHLASLLGMGLPAQKRPGAIGLHARYCQAGHLGRQSRNPEGLRAILRSYFEIPVKVIEHVTHWVRLADADRLALGHAGVGLGQGSTLGVAVRDAQSRFRLVLGPLTLDDYQRFLPGGAHVAALVEWVDEFVGMDLSWDVQLLLADDQKPMAALSRMQPLGLSTWLGRRPSDTARARNAHLPRATGAHLIIDYRARAANERAAPRANSHLQRGTLHV, from the coding sequence ATGAACGCGGCCTGGACCGATCAGGCGCCGTGGCAGCAGCTGCGCGAGGCGCCGTACGAGCACGATCTGTTCGCGCTGCTGCGCTGGATCGACGCGCGCGCGGGTGCCGCGCAGCCGCTGGGCCGGACCGGTCACCCGGCCGAAGAACCGGTGCGCCTGGCGCAACAGGCGTCGCTCGCCTTTGCGCCCGCCTCGGTCGCCGGCCTGCGCGAGCCGGAAGGCCGCGCGCCGCAACTGAGCATGTACGGTTTCGGTCTGTTTGGACCGAACGGCCCGCTGCCGCTGCATCTGACCGAATACGCGCGTGAACGCGAGCGCATGGCGGCCGATCCGACCCTGGTCGCTTTTGCCGACCTGTTTCATCATCGCCTCATTACCCTGTTTTACCGGGCCTGGGCGGACAGTCAGGTGACCGCCACCCTGGATCGTCCGGGCGAGGCGCGTTTCGACGCGCATCTGGCCAGCCTGCTGGGCATGGGACTGCCGGCACAAAAGCGGCCCGGCGCCATCGGCCTGCATGCGCGCTACTGCCAGGCCGGCCATCTGGGCCGGCAAAGCCGCAATCCGGAAGGCTTGCGGGCCATCCTGCGCAGCTATTTCGAGATCCCGGTCAAGGTCATCGAGCATGTGACGCACTGGGTCAGGCTGGCCGATGCGGACCGCCTGGCGCTCGGTCACGCGGGCGTGGGCTTGGGTCAAGGCAGCACGCTTGGCGTGGCCGTGCGCGATGCCCAGTCGCGCTTCCGGCTGGTGCTGGGGCCGCTGACCCTGGACGACTACCAGCGCTTTTTGCCGGGCGGCGCACATGTCGCCGCGCTGGTCGAATGGGTCGACGAATTTGTCGGCATGGACTTGAGCTGGGATGTCCAGCTGCTGCTGGCCGACGACCAGAAGCCCATGGCAGCCCTGAGCCGGATGCAGCCGCTCGGCCTGTCGACGTGGCTGGGAAGACGGCCTTCCGACACAGCGCGCGCAAGGAACGCTCACCTGCCGCGCGCAACGGGCGCTCACCTCATTATCGATTACCGGGCACGCGCGGCCAACGAGCGTGCCGCGCCGCGCGCCAACTCTCACCTTCAACGAGGAACACTTCATGTCTGA